CAAGATTATTTACCAGGCGGTATTGGATGTAAAAGCTGCCGAAAAATCATACCTGTCATATACGCAAACTTACCAGGCCAATAAAGAAGCCTTTAATATTATACAACAGCGTTATAATGTTGGTTTGGTAAACTCGCTTGACTATAATACCTCTTTAACCAACCTCAATAAATCGCAGTTTGACATGATCAACGCGCAATATATGGTTGTGTTTAGGGCGAAAGTTATTGATTACTACCTGGGCAAACCAATATCATTGTAAATAAAAAAACTAAAACCGTAAATATCCAAACTCATAATCATGGGAAAAACTACTAAATATATTCTGATAGGACTTGGTTCGCTGATTGTTCTGTTGATCATTGCCAAGGCAACCGGCCTTATTGGTAAGCCGCCTTTAACCCAGGTTGCCACCGAAAAAGCTGATACACGCGTTATTAACGAAACCGTATCTGCCAGCGGCAAAATAAAACCGCACATCGAAGTTAAAATAAGCCCCGAAGTATCTGGCGAAGTGGTTGAATTGCCCATTAAAGAAGGCGACGTGGTTAAAAAAGGCCAGTTGCTTTGTAAAATCCGTCCGGACATTTTAAAGTCGGGTTACGATAGAGCCATCGCATCTTATAATACTCAAAAAGCCAGTGTGGGTAACTCTGGTCAATTGCTAAAACAAGCCCAGGCTACATTTGATAACCAGGCCGGTATATTTAAACGCAGCCAGGAGCTATATAAAAATAAGGTACTTACCGTATCTGAGTATGAAAATGCCAAAGCTGCTTATGAAGGTGCCAAAGCTTCGTTAGAAGCGGCCAAGCAAAACGTAATTGGTTCACAATATGGTTTGGCACAGTCATCTGCTTCGGTAAAAGAAGCGCAGGATAACCTGGCCAAAACAACCATTTACTCGCCGGTTGATGGCGTAGTATCAAAACTATCTATTGAGTTGGGCGAGCGCGTTTTAGGTACCCAGCAATTTGCCGGTACCGAGATCATGACCATATCTGACCTGAGCAAAATGGATGTTAACGTTGATGTGAACGAAAACGATATTAACCGCATTTCATTAGGCGATTCATCGAATATTGAGATCGACGCGTTTTTGGGTAAGAAATTTACAGGTGTTGTTTCTGAGATAGGAAGTTCGGCCAATGTGGTTGGTACCACTGCCGACCAGGTGACTAACTTTACTGTTAAAGTACGCATCAATGCAGATTCATACATGTCGTTATTAAAAAAATCTGCAGATAATCCGTCTCCTTTCCGTCCGGGATTAACAGCCACTGTTGACATAAATACCAACCAGGTAAAATCATTATCGGTACCTATTCAATCGGTAACCACCCGCGAGGAGAAAAAAGATCAGAACGGGCCGCCTAAAAAGGACGACGATAAGAGTAAACCATCAATTACACAGCCATCAAAAGAATACGTATTTGTGTTAACTGCAGGTAACAAGCTAAAACAAGTGCAGGTTACTACAGGCATCCAGAATGATACCTACATTCAAATATTAAGTGGCCTTAAAGGCGGCGAAGAAGTGGTATCTGCCCCTTATGCAGCAATTACTAAAACACTTGCCGATGGGATGATTGTAGAAAAGGTTGACAAATCGAAACTGTTTAATGCCGATAATAACAACAAGGCGAACTAAGCTATAAAAGATAAAACAATAAAGCCGCGATCTTTAATTGATCGCGGCTTTATTGTTTTGCAGGATTTAGGATATCATCTTACTACGTGATGTTACCTGTAACCGGTTTGAAAGCTATCCTTGCTATCATTCTGAGGTACGAAGAATCTATCCTACACCATGCTTATTTCACTTATAAAGTTCCCGAACAGATTCGTGCCTCAGCATGATAGTTCTCTAAAGGAGATCATCACGCCATTACTACGAGGCACAATGACGATGGTTGAGTAACAACGCTACGCCAACCCCTGCAAACTCATTACAGCCTGATCTAAAAAATTAGGAATCAGGGTTTGTTGGGTGTGGCTAATTTTATCAGGGTCGGCAAGGTGGCTCAGCATTTCCTTATATTTTACGTCGCCATGTTCGTTAATTACCTCGTCTTTTTTGTCTTCTTTTAAAAGCAGGCTTTTCATGCCATTGGCGTCGGCTTCGGGATGAAACTGGGTGGCAAATGAGTACTCGTCAAAACGAATGGCCATCATGGCCCGTGGCAAATCAATGTGCGGGCGCTCTTTTTCGATAGCTACCAGCTGCATATTCAATTCTTTAAACCGGTTTTCGTTCGGATTGATCACCTGCCAGCTTCTTGAGTCAACCGCGTAAAATGGCTCGGCAAGGCCTTCAAACAGGGGTTCGGTTAAACCGGCCCTGGTTTTATTTACCGGCAACACGCCAAACGATGGCGAACGGCGGGTGTTGATATCTCCCAGTCCGTACTTACGGCACATTAGCTGGAAAGAATGACAAACATAAAAAGAATGTTTTTTATCGATAGTGTTGGACAGATTGTGATCTTCGAGCTTGTCGGTCAGCCTGAAATATTTTTTTTCCCATTCTGTGCCCTCATGTAACGGGCTTCCCGGCCCCCCGCTTGATATGTAAATGTCAAAATCAAGGCCCGGCACTTCGCATCCCCTGCGAACATCAAAAATTTTATAAGTGATATTTAAATCGTGTTTTGCCTTATATCTGTTTAAAATATCCTGGAAACCGCGCATCCCCTCATTCGCTATCCCATCATACAAATCAAGTATAGCTACTTTTATTTCCGGTTTCGTTGTCATTCTGTCGTTATAGTCCCTTTAGTGTTTGCGATGTGATGTAATCAACCACATCCGCAAAGTTATTATTTTGCTGGTAAATGGCCAGCTGCCTGTCGGCCCCGGTACCCGTTTCCAGTATTTTATGTACATACTGCAGGTCATCACGTGAGCCAAGGTCGTCGACTACGTCGTCGACAAAATCAAGCAATTCCAAGACTAACGACCGGGTGTTTACCTCCATCTCTTTACCAAAATCAATCATTTTGCCATCAATGCCATAACGGGCGGCACGCCATTTATTCTCGTTAATAAGCGCCCGTGAGTAGGTTATAAACTTCATGTTTTGCTGCCGCAGCTTATATAATTTGGCACACAGCGCCTGGAAAAGCGCTGCAAAAGCAATGGTTTCATCAACAAGCATAGGGCAATCGCAAATACGGAATTCGATGGTTTCGAAGAATGGGTGAACCCGGATATCCCACCAGATTTTTTTAGCGTTATCGATACAGTTGGTTTTTACCAGCAGCTTGATATAATTGTCATATTCTTCGATGCTGCTAAAATAATCGGGAATACCGGTACGGGGAAATTTATCAAAAACCTTGGTACGGAACGATTTAAACCCCGTGTTACGCCCTTCCCAAAAAGGCGAATTGGTTGATAAGGCATATACGTGCGGCAAAAAATAGCGTACCTGGTTGGCAATGTGGATAGCCATATCCCGCGATTGGATGCCCACATGCACGTGTAAACCAAAAATAAGGTTGGAACGGGCAGCTTCCTGCATCTCATCTACAATCTCGAAATAACGTGGATGATCTGTGATGAGCTGATGCTGCCAGTGCGAAAACGGGTGCGTTCCCGCTGCGCCAATGCGCAAGCCAATATCACCGGCGAGCATGGCCACGGTTGTGCGCAATTTGCCCACCTCCTTGCGGGCTTCTGCAGTGTTTTTGCAAATATGGGTGCCTACCTCCACAACCGCCTGGTACATTTCGGCCTTCACCTGGTCTTCGTGGATTTTTTGCGCGCTGTCCACAATTCTCTGCTCATGCGATTTTAGCTCCCTGGTTACAGGGTCAATCACCATAAATTCTTCTTCAACACCTAA
The genomic region above belongs to Mucilaginibacter sp. KACC 22773 and contains:
- a CDS encoding efflux RND transporter periplasmic adaptor subunit; amino-acid sequence: MGKTTKYILIGLGSLIVLLIIAKATGLIGKPPLTQVATEKADTRVINETVSASGKIKPHIEVKISPEVSGEVVELPIKEGDVVKKGQLLCKIRPDILKSGYDRAIASYNTQKASVGNSGQLLKQAQATFDNQAGIFKRSQELYKNKVLTVSEYENAKAAYEGAKASLEAAKQNVIGSQYGLAQSSASVKEAQDNLAKTTIYSPVDGVVSKLSIELGERVLGTQQFAGTEIMTISDLSKMDVNVDVNENDINRISLGDSSNIEIDAFLGKKFTGVVSEIGSSANVVGTTADQVTNFTVKVRINADSYMSLLKKSADNPSPFRPGLTATVDINTNQVKSLSVPIQSVTTREEKKDQNGPPKKDDDKSKPSITQPSKEYVFVLTAGNKLKQVQVTTGIQNDTYIQILSGLKGGEEVVSAPYAAITKTLADGMIVEKVDKSKLFNADNNNKAN
- a CDS encoding type 1 glutamine amidotransferase, with protein sequence MTTKPEIKVAILDLYDGIANEGMRGFQDILNRYKAKHDLNITYKIFDVRRGCEVPGLDFDIYISSGGPGSPLHEGTEWEKKYFRLTDKLEDHNLSNTIDKKHSFYVCHSFQLMCRKYGLGDINTRRSPSFGVLPVNKTRAGLTEPLFEGLAEPFYAVDSRSWQVINPNENRFKELNMQLVAIEKERPHIDLPRAMMAIRFDEYSFATQFHPEADANGMKSLLLKEDKKDEVINEHGDVKYKEMLSHLADPDKISHTQQTLIPNFLDQAVMSLQGLA
- a CDS encoding carboxylate-amine ligase; translation: MNKFTLGVEEEFMVIDPVTRELKSHEQRIVDSAQKIHEDQVKAEMYQAVVEVGTHICKNTAEARKEVGKLRTTVAMLAGDIGLRIGAAGTHPFSHWQHQLITDHPRYFEIVDEMQEAARSNLIFGLHVHVGIQSRDMAIHIANQVRYFLPHVYALSTNSPFWEGRNTGFKSFRTKVFDKFPRTGIPDYFSSIEEYDNYIKLLVKTNCIDNAKKIWWDIRVHPFFETIEFRICDCPMLVDETIAFAALFQALCAKLYKLRQQNMKFITYSRALINENKWRAARYGIDGKMIDFGKEMEVNTRSLVLELLDFVDDVVDDLGSRDDLQYVHKILETGTGADRQLAIYQQNNNFADVVDYITSQTLKGL